The following are encoded together in the Ooceraea biroi isolate clonal line C1 chromosome 2, Obir_v5.4, whole genome shotgun sequence genome:
- the LOC105280128 gene encoding zinc finger protein 723 isoform X5, translated as MALESNGNNVVWLNTTRPDQIQQSQPIEQPLKCSMFTQTEQTNSFTQTEQSNSSYADQRQQQTAMFDPQQIQQQQAAAQNQQSQQQQSQQMYVTSDKKEDKSQQQQQSTTAEFPPSFYYNVNMLQKVQTNAVSTISAIADDKGCYRFDVQPVGYNTLLNQMSIAAATNATFKCDICGLVFGHVSLLQHHKRIHSTTPSNLQQQPQQIVVQTPTTVTVATTPERPYTCDVCGACFALPGELKSHKTNMHQKPKVQICEDCGSEDPCEHHPTKVNKKNIKPGHHPVKRRGVTSVTKCHKCNGTGIIFIGGKQNSQNQAEKPFHCNVCDGTFSRYSSLWSHKRLHSGDKPFKCEVCGLAFAKAAYLKNHGRVHTGEKPFKCSVCGMQFSQSPHLKNHERIHSGERPYQCEVCEKTFARHSTLWNHRRIHTGEKPYRCNICGSAFNQATHLKNHAKVHTGEKPHRCDICEIGFSDRFALKRHRAIHEKYGQTARNQNANNPANAQQANASSQQQQPQQQQQPQQAQQGQVVVVNATTPVTVSQGQGQVMLDEVYGQVKCQVAFAEPK; from the exons ATGGCCCTAGAATCAAATGGCAACAACGTGGTGTGGTTGAACACAACCCGTCCTGATCAGATACAGCAG AGTCAACCGATCGAGCAGCCATTGAAGTGTTCCATGTTTACTCAAACGGAGCAGACCAACAGTTTTACCCAGACGGAGCAGAGCAATTCGAGTTACGCAGATCAGAGACAG CAGCAAACAGCGATGTTCGATCCACAGCAGATTCAGCAGCAGCAAGCTGCTGCGCAGAATCAGCAGTCGCAGCAGCAACAGTCGCAGCAAATGTACGTGACGTCGGACAAGAAGGAGGACAAGtctcagcagcagcagcagtccACCACTGCCGAGTTCCCGCCCTCGTTCTACTACAACGTCAACATGCTGCAGAAGGTTCAGACGAACGCGGTGAGCACAATCAGTGCGATCGCCGACGACAAGGGTTGTTACCGTTTCGATGTGCAACCTGTCGGTTATAACACATTACTGAACCAGATGAGcatcgccgccgccaccaacGCGACGTTCAAGTGCGACATTTGCGGGCTGGTCTTCGGGCACGTAAGCCTGCTGCAGCACCACAAGCGGATCCACAGCACAACGCCGAGCAATCTGCAGCAGCAGCCACAGCAGATCGTCGTGCAAACGCCGACCACAGTGACCGTCGCCACCACGCCGGAAAGACCGTACACTTGTGACGTTTGTGGCGCGTGTTTTGCATTACCGGGCGAACTGAAAAGCCACAAGACAAACATGCATCAGAAACCTAAGGTGCAAATTTGTGAGGATTGTGGCAGTGAGGACCCATGCGAACATCATCCGactaaagttaataaaaaga ATATCAAACCTGGTCATCATCCGGTGAAACGGCGGGGTGTTACCAGTGTCACCAAGTGTCACAAGTGCAACGGCACAGggattatttttatcg GTGGCAAGCAAAACAGTCAGAACCAGGCGGAGAAACCGTTTCATTGTAACGTTTGCGACGGCACATTTTCTCGATATTCTTCGCTCTGGTCTCACAAGAGACTTCACTCGGGAGACAAGCCATTCAAGTGTGAAGTCTGTGGTTTGGCCTTTGCGAAGG CCGCCTATTTGAAGAATCATGGACGCGTTCATACCGGCGAGAAGCCGTTCAAGTGTAGCGTGTGCGGCATGCAGTTCTCGCAGAGCCCGCACCTGAAGAACCACGAGCGGATTCACTCCGGCGAGCGGCCCTATCAGTGCGAGGTGTGCGAAAAGACATTCGCAAGACACTCGACTCTGTGGAATCACAGAAGGATCCACACCGGCGAGAAACCGTACAGGTGTAACATCTGCGGTTCCGCCTTCAATCAAGCCACGCATCTTAAGAATCACGCGAAAGTCCACACCGGTGAAAAACCGCACAG GTGCGACATATGCGAGATCGGCTTCTCCGACCGTTTCGCGCTGAAGCGTCACCGTGCGATCCACGAGAAGTACGGGCAGACAGCGCGGAACCAGAACGCGAACAATCCGGCTAACGCACAGCAGGCGAACGCGAGTagtcagcagcagcagccacagcagcagcagcagccacaACAGGCGCAGCAGGGCCAGGTGGTGGTCGTGAACGCGACTACCCCCGTCACTGTTAGCCAAGGGCAGGGCCAAGTGATGCTCGACGAGGTCTACGGTCAAGTTAAGTGTCAGGTGGCCTTCGCAGAGCCTAAATGA
- the LOC105280128 gene encoding zinc finger protein 260 isoform X1 produces MALESNGNNVVWLNTTRPDQIQQSQPIEQPLKCSMFTQTEQTNSFTQTEQSNSSYADQRQQQTAMFDPQQIQQQQAAAQNQQSQQQQSQQMYVTSDKKEDKSQQQQQSTTAEFPPSFYYNVNMLQKVQTNAVSTISAIADDKGCYRFDVQPVGYNTLLNQMSIAAATNATFKCDICGLVFGHVSLLQHHKRIHSTTPSNLQQQPQQIVVQTPTTVTVATTPERPYTCDVCGACFALPGELKSHKTNMHQKPKVQICEDCGSEDPCEHHPTKVNKKNIKPGHHPVKRRGVTSVTKCHKCNGTGIIFIGKHDEKLDSGISSLAKCGGCKATGRIIVGSGKQNSQNQAEKPFHCNVCDGTFSRYSSLWSHKRLHSGDKPFKCEVCGLAFAKAAYLKNHGRVHTGEKPFKCSVCGMQFSQSPHLKNHERIHSGERPYQCEVCEKTFARHSTLWNHRRIHTGEKPYRCNICGSAFNQATHLKNHAKVHTGEKPHRCDICEIGFSDRFALKRHRAIHEKYGQTARNQNANNPANAQQANASSQQQQPQQQQQPQQAQQGQVVVVNATTPVTVSQGQGQVMLDEVYGQVKCQVAFAEPK; encoded by the exons ATGGCCCTAGAATCAAATGGCAACAACGTGGTGTGGTTGAACACAACCCGTCCTGATCAGATACAGCAG AGTCAACCGATCGAGCAGCCATTGAAGTGTTCCATGTTTACTCAAACGGAGCAGACCAACAGTTTTACCCAGACGGAGCAGAGCAATTCGAGTTACGCAGATCAGAGACAG CAGCAAACAGCGATGTTCGATCCACAGCAGATTCAGCAGCAGCAAGCTGCTGCGCAGAATCAGCAGTCGCAGCAGCAACAGTCGCAGCAAATGTACGTGACGTCGGACAAGAAGGAGGACAAGtctcagcagcagcagcagtccACCACTGCCGAGTTCCCGCCCTCGTTCTACTACAACGTCAACATGCTGCAGAAGGTTCAGACGAACGCGGTGAGCACAATCAGTGCGATCGCCGACGACAAGGGTTGTTACCGTTTCGATGTGCAACCTGTCGGTTATAACACATTACTGAACCAGATGAGcatcgccgccgccaccaacGCGACGTTCAAGTGCGACATTTGCGGGCTGGTCTTCGGGCACGTAAGCCTGCTGCAGCACCACAAGCGGATCCACAGCACAACGCCGAGCAATCTGCAGCAGCAGCCACAGCAGATCGTCGTGCAAACGCCGACCACAGTGACCGTCGCCACCACGCCGGAAAGACCGTACACTTGTGACGTTTGTGGCGCGTGTTTTGCATTACCGGGCGAACTGAAAAGCCACAAGACAAACATGCATCAGAAACCTAAGGTGCAAATTTGTGAGGATTGTGGCAGTGAGGACCCATGCGAACATCATCCGactaaagttaataaaaaga ATATCAAACCTGGTCATCATCCGGTGAAACGGCGGGGTGTTACCAGTGTCACCAAGTGTCACAAGTGCAACGGCACAGggattatttttatcg GTAAACACGACGAAAAACTAGATTCCGGAATCAGTTCCCTCGCAAAGTGTGGCGGCTGCAAGGCTACAGGCCGCATCATCGTAGGAA GTGGCAAGCAAAACAGTCAGAACCAGGCGGAGAAACCGTTTCATTGTAACGTTTGCGACGGCACATTTTCTCGATATTCTTCGCTCTGGTCTCACAAGAGACTTCACTCGGGAGACAAGCCATTCAAGTGTGAAGTCTGTGGTTTGGCCTTTGCGAAGG CCGCCTATTTGAAGAATCATGGACGCGTTCATACCGGCGAGAAGCCGTTCAAGTGTAGCGTGTGCGGCATGCAGTTCTCGCAGAGCCCGCACCTGAAGAACCACGAGCGGATTCACTCCGGCGAGCGGCCCTATCAGTGCGAGGTGTGCGAAAAGACATTCGCAAGACACTCGACTCTGTGGAATCACAGAAGGATCCACACCGGCGAGAAACCGTACAGGTGTAACATCTGCGGTTCCGCCTTCAATCAAGCCACGCATCTTAAGAATCACGCGAAAGTCCACACCGGTGAAAAACCGCACAG GTGCGACATATGCGAGATCGGCTTCTCCGACCGTTTCGCGCTGAAGCGTCACCGTGCGATCCACGAGAAGTACGGGCAGACAGCGCGGAACCAGAACGCGAACAATCCGGCTAACGCACAGCAGGCGAACGCGAGTagtcagcagcagcagccacagcagcagcagcagccacaACAGGCGCAGCAGGGCCAGGTGGTGGTCGTGAACGCGACTACCCCCGTCACTGTTAGCCAAGGGCAGGGCCAAGTGATGCTCGACGAGGTCTACGGTCAAGTTAAGTGTCAGGTGGCCTTCGCAGAGCCTAAATGA
- the LOC105280128 gene encoding zinc finger protein 723 isoform X2, whose product MALESNGNNVVWLNTTRPDQIQQSQPIEQPLKCSMFTQTEQTNSFTQTEQSNSSYADQRQQQTAMFDPQQIQQQQAAAQNQQSQQQQSQQMYVTSDKKEDKSQQQQQSTTAEFPPSFYYNVNMLQKVQTNAVSTISAIADDKGCYRFDVQPVGYNTLLNQMSIAAATNATFKCDICGLVFGHVSLLQHHKRIHSTTPSNLQQQPQQIVVQTPTTVTVATTPERPYTCDVCGACFALPGELKSHKTNMHQKPKVQICEDCGSEDPCEHHPTKVNKKNIKPGHHPVKRRGVTSVTKCHKCNGTGIIFIGGKQNSQNQAEKPFHCNVCDGTFSRYSSLWSHKRLHSGDKPFKCEVCGLAFAKAAYLKNHGRVHTGEKPFKCSVCGMQFSQSPHLKNHERIHSGERPYQCEVCEKTFARHSTLWNHRRIHTGEKPYRCNICGSAFNQATHLKNHAKVHTGEKPHRCDICEIGFSDRFALKRHRAIHEKYGQTARNQNANNPANAQQANASSQQQQPQQQQQPQQAQQGQVVVVNATTPVTVSQGQGQVMLDEVYGQGSYNMRTKSGLEPEENWNQ is encoded by the exons ATGGCCCTAGAATCAAATGGCAACAACGTGGTGTGGTTGAACACAACCCGTCCTGATCAGATACAGCAG AGTCAACCGATCGAGCAGCCATTGAAGTGTTCCATGTTTACTCAAACGGAGCAGACCAACAGTTTTACCCAGACGGAGCAGAGCAATTCGAGTTACGCAGATCAGAGACAG CAGCAAACAGCGATGTTCGATCCACAGCAGATTCAGCAGCAGCAAGCTGCTGCGCAGAATCAGCAGTCGCAGCAGCAACAGTCGCAGCAAATGTACGTGACGTCGGACAAGAAGGAGGACAAGtctcagcagcagcagcagtccACCACTGCCGAGTTCCCGCCCTCGTTCTACTACAACGTCAACATGCTGCAGAAGGTTCAGACGAACGCGGTGAGCACAATCAGTGCGATCGCCGACGACAAGGGTTGTTACCGTTTCGATGTGCAACCTGTCGGTTATAACACATTACTGAACCAGATGAGcatcgccgccgccaccaacGCGACGTTCAAGTGCGACATTTGCGGGCTGGTCTTCGGGCACGTAAGCCTGCTGCAGCACCACAAGCGGATCCACAGCACAACGCCGAGCAATCTGCAGCAGCAGCCACAGCAGATCGTCGTGCAAACGCCGACCACAGTGACCGTCGCCACCACGCCGGAAAGACCGTACACTTGTGACGTTTGTGGCGCGTGTTTTGCATTACCGGGCGAACTGAAAAGCCACAAGACAAACATGCATCAGAAACCTAAGGTGCAAATTTGTGAGGATTGTGGCAGTGAGGACCCATGCGAACATCATCCGactaaagttaataaaaaga ATATCAAACCTGGTCATCATCCGGTGAAACGGCGGGGTGTTACCAGTGTCACCAAGTGTCACAAGTGCAACGGCACAGggattatttttatcg GTGGCAAGCAAAACAGTCAGAACCAGGCGGAGAAACCGTTTCATTGTAACGTTTGCGACGGCACATTTTCTCGATATTCTTCGCTCTGGTCTCACAAGAGACTTCACTCGGGAGACAAGCCATTCAAGTGTGAAGTCTGTGGTTTGGCCTTTGCGAAGG CCGCCTATTTGAAGAATCATGGACGCGTTCATACCGGCGAGAAGCCGTTCAAGTGTAGCGTGTGCGGCATGCAGTTCTCGCAGAGCCCGCACCTGAAGAACCACGAGCGGATTCACTCCGGCGAGCGGCCCTATCAGTGCGAGGTGTGCGAAAAGACATTCGCAAGACACTCGACTCTGTGGAATCACAGAAGGATCCACACCGGCGAGAAACCGTACAGGTGTAACATCTGCGGTTCCGCCTTCAATCAAGCCACGCATCTTAAGAATCACGCGAAAGTCCACACCGGTGAAAAACCGCACAG GTGCGACATATGCGAGATCGGCTTCTCCGACCGTTTCGCGCTGAAGCGTCACCGTGCGATCCACGAGAAGTACGGGCAGACAGCGCGGAACCAGAACGCGAACAATCCGGCTAACGCACAGCAGGCGAACGCGAGTagtcagcagcagcagccacagcagcagcagcagccacaACAGGCGCAGCAGGGCCAGGTGGTGGTCGTGAACGCGACTACCCCCGTCACTGTTAGCCAAGGGCAGGGCCAAGTGATGCTCGACGAGGTCTACGGTCAAG GTAGTTACAACATGCGAACAAAATCTGGACTAGAACCGGAAGAAAATTGGAATCAGTGA
- the LOC105280128 gene encoding zinc finger protein 260 isoform X3, whose amino-acid sequence MALESNGNNVVWLNTTRPDQIQQSQPIEQPLKCSMFTQTEQTNSFTQTEQSNSSYADQRQQQTAMFDPQQIQQQQAAAQNQQSQQQQSQQMYVTSDKKEDKSQQQQQSTTAEFPPSFYYNVNMLQKVQTNAMSIAAATNATFKCDICGLVFGHVSLLQHHKRIHSTTPSNLQQQPQQIVVQTPTTVTVATTPERPYTCDVCGACFALPGELKSHKTNMHQKPKVQICEDCGSEDPCEHHPTKVNKKNIKPGHHPVKRRGVTSVTKCHKCNGTGIIFIGKHDEKLDSGISSLAKCGGCKATGRIIVGSGKQNSQNQAEKPFHCNVCDGTFSRYSSLWSHKRLHSGDKPFKCEVCGLAFAKAAYLKNHGRVHTGEKPFKCSVCGMQFSQSPHLKNHERIHSGERPYQCEVCEKTFARHSTLWNHRRIHTGEKPYRCNICGSAFNQATHLKNHAKVHTGEKPHRCDICEIGFSDRFALKRHRAIHEKYGQTARNQNANNPANAQQANASSQQQQPQQQQQPQQAQQGQVVVVNATTPVTVSQGQGQVMLDEVYGQGSYNMRTKSGLEPEENWNQ is encoded by the exons ATGGCCCTAGAATCAAATGGCAACAACGTGGTGTGGTTGAACACAACCCGTCCTGATCAGATACAGCAG AGTCAACCGATCGAGCAGCCATTGAAGTGTTCCATGTTTACTCAAACGGAGCAGACCAACAGTTTTACCCAGACGGAGCAGAGCAATTCGAGTTACGCAGATCAGAGACAG CAGCAAACAGCGATGTTCGATCCACAGCAGATTCAGCAGCAGCAAGCTGCTGCGCAGAATCAGCAGTCGCAGCAGCAACAGTCGCAGCAAATGTACGTGACGTCGGACAAGAAGGAGGACAAGtctcagcagcagcagcagtccACCACTGCCGAGTTCCCGCCCTCGTTCTACTACAACGTCAACATGCTGCAGAAGGTTCAGACGAACGCG ATGAGcatcgccgccgccaccaacGCGACGTTCAAGTGCGACATTTGCGGGCTGGTCTTCGGGCACGTAAGCCTGCTGCAGCACCACAAGCGGATCCACAGCACAACGCCGAGCAATCTGCAGCAGCAGCCACAGCAGATCGTCGTGCAAACGCCGACCACAGTGACCGTCGCCACCACGCCGGAAAGACCGTACACTTGTGACGTTTGTGGCGCGTGTTTTGCATTACCGGGCGAACTGAAAAGCCACAAGACAAACATGCATCAGAAACCTAAGGTGCAAATTTGTGAGGATTGTGGCAGTGAGGACCCATGCGAACATCATCCGactaaagttaataaaaaga ATATCAAACCTGGTCATCATCCGGTGAAACGGCGGGGTGTTACCAGTGTCACCAAGTGTCACAAGTGCAACGGCACAGggattatttttatcg GTAAACACGACGAAAAACTAGATTCCGGAATCAGTTCCCTCGCAAAGTGTGGCGGCTGCAAGGCTACAGGCCGCATCATCGTAGGAA GTGGCAAGCAAAACAGTCAGAACCAGGCGGAGAAACCGTTTCATTGTAACGTTTGCGACGGCACATTTTCTCGATATTCTTCGCTCTGGTCTCACAAGAGACTTCACTCGGGAGACAAGCCATTCAAGTGTGAAGTCTGTGGTTTGGCCTTTGCGAAGG CCGCCTATTTGAAGAATCATGGACGCGTTCATACCGGCGAGAAGCCGTTCAAGTGTAGCGTGTGCGGCATGCAGTTCTCGCAGAGCCCGCACCTGAAGAACCACGAGCGGATTCACTCCGGCGAGCGGCCCTATCAGTGCGAGGTGTGCGAAAAGACATTCGCAAGACACTCGACTCTGTGGAATCACAGAAGGATCCACACCGGCGAGAAACCGTACAGGTGTAACATCTGCGGTTCCGCCTTCAATCAAGCCACGCATCTTAAGAATCACGCGAAAGTCCACACCGGTGAAAAACCGCACAG GTGCGACATATGCGAGATCGGCTTCTCCGACCGTTTCGCGCTGAAGCGTCACCGTGCGATCCACGAGAAGTACGGGCAGACAGCGCGGAACCAGAACGCGAACAATCCGGCTAACGCACAGCAGGCGAACGCGAGTagtcagcagcagcagccacagcagcagcagcagccacaACAGGCGCAGCAGGGCCAGGTGGTGGTCGTGAACGCGACTACCCCCGTCACTGTTAGCCAAGGGCAGGGCCAAGTGATGCTCGACGAGGTCTACGGTCAAG GTAGTTACAACATGCGAACAAAATCTGGACTAGAACCGGAAGAAAATTGGAATCAGTGA
- the LOC105280128 gene encoding zinc finger protein 665 isoform X4, producing the protein MFTQTEQTNSFTQTEQSNSSYADQRQQQTAMFDPQQIQQQQAAAQNQQSQQQQSQQMYVTSDKKEDKSQQQQQSTTAEFPPSFYYNVNMLQKVQTNAVSTISAIADDKGCYRFDVQPVGYNTLLNQMSIAAATNATFKCDICGLVFGHVSLLQHHKRIHSTTPSNLQQQPQQIVVQTPTTVTVATTPERPYTCDVCGACFALPGELKSHKTNMHQKPKVQICEDCGSEDPCEHHPTKVNKKNIKPGHHPVKRRGVTSVTKCHKCNGTGIIFIGKHDEKLDSGISSLAKCGGCKATGRIIVGSGKQNSQNQAEKPFHCNVCDGTFSRYSSLWSHKRLHSGDKPFKCEVCGLAFAKAAYLKNHGRVHTGEKPFKCSVCGMQFSQSPHLKNHERIHSGERPYQCEVCEKTFARHSTLWNHRRIHTGEKPYRCNICGSAFNQATHLKNHAKVHTGEKPHRCDICEIGFSDRFALKRHRAIHEKYGQTARNQNANNPANAQQANASSQQQQPQQQQQPQQAQQGQVVVVNATTPVTVSQGQGQVMLDEVYGQGSYNMRTKSGLEPEENWNQ; encoded by the exons ATGTTTACTCAAACGGAGCAGACCAACAGTTTTACCCAGACGGAGCAGAGCAATTCGAGTTACGCAGATCAGAGACAG CAGCAAACAGCGATGTTCGATCCACAGCAGATTCAGCAGCAGCAAGCTGCTGCGCAGAATCAGCAGTCGCAGCAGCAACAGTCGCAGCAAATGTACGTGACGTCGGACAAGAAGGAGGACAAGtctcagcagcagcagcagtccACCACTGCCGAGTTCCCGCCCTCGTTCTACTACAACGTCAACATGCTGCAGAAGGTTCAGACGAACGCGGTGAGCACAATCAGTGCGATCGCCGACGACAAGGGTTGTTACCGTTTCGATGTGCAACCTGTCGGTTATAACACATTACTGAACCAGATGAGcatcgccgccgccaccaacGCGACGTTCAAGTGCGACATTTGCGGGCTGGTCTTCGGGCACGTAAGCCTGCTGCAGCACCACAAGCGGATCCACAGCACAACGCCGAGCAATCTGCAGCAGCAGCCACAGCAGATCGTCGTGCAAACGCCGACCACAGTGACCGTCGCCACCACGCCGGAAAGACCGTACACTTGTGACGTTTGTGGCGCGTGTTTTGCATTACCGGGCGAACTGAAAAGCCACAAGACAAACATGCATCAGAAACCTAAGGTGCAAATTTGTGAGGATTGTGGCAGTGAGGACCCATGCGAACATCATCCGactaaagttaataaaaaga ATATCAAACCTGGTCATCATCCGGTGAAACGGCGGGGTGTTACCAGTGTCACCAAGTGTCACAAGTGCAACGGCACAGggattatttttatcg GTAAACACGACGAAAAACTAGATTCCGGAATCAGTTCCCTCGCAAAGTGTGGCGGCTGCAAGGCTACAGGCCGCATCATCGTAGGAA GTGGCAAGCAAAACAGTCAGAACCAGGCGGAGAAACCGTTTCATTGTAACGTTTGCGACGGCACATTTTCTCGATATTCTTCGCTCTGGTCTCACAAGAGACTTCACTCGGGAGACAAGCCATTCAAGTGTGAAGTCTGTGGTTTGGCCTTTGCGAAGG CCGCCTATTTGAAGAATCATGGACGCGTTCATACCGGCGAGAAGCCGTTCAAGTGTAGCGTGTGCGGCATGCAGTTCTCGCAGAGCCCGCACCTGAAGAACCACGAGCGGATTCACTCCGGCGAGCGGCCCTATCAGTGCGAGGTGTGCGAAAAGACATTCGCAAGACACTCGACTCTGTGGAATCACAGAAGGATCCACACCGGCGAGAAACCGTACAGGTGTAACATCTGCGGTTCCGCCTTCAATCAAGCCACGCATCTTAAGAATCACGCGAAAGTCCACACCGGTGAAAAACCGCACAG GTGCGACATATGCGAGATCGGCTTCTCCGACCGTTTCGCGCTGAAGCGTCACCGTGCGATCCACGAGAAGTACGGGCAGACAGCGCGGAACCAGAACGCGAACAATCCGGCTAACGCACAGCAGGCGAACGCGAGTagtcagcagcagcagccacagcagcagcagcagccacaACAGGCGCAGCAGGGCCAGGTGGTGGTCGTGAACGCGACTACCCCCGTCACTGTTAGCCAAGGGCAGGGCCAAGTGATGCTCGACGAGGTCTACGGTCAAG GTAGTTACAACATGCGAACAAAATCTGGACTAGAACCGGAAGAAAATTGGAATCAGTGA